The DNA region TTCACAATTTCAAGATCATGGATTTGCAAAAAGCCATCCAGGAACTGAACCGTGTGGCCAAGAACCCTGCTCAATCCTACATCATGCTGGAATCATACCGCAACGAGGCAGAGCGTGTGAACATGATGTACTGGCAATTGACGTGCGAAAGTTTCTATTCCGTCGACGAATGGGAGTGGGTGTATAAGCACTTCGGATATGTCGGCGATTATTCCTTCATTTTTTTCGAGTAGCAAAGCCATGGAAAATATATACAGCCAAGCAAAGATATTCCATTTCAAGGACCGGCTCGATGCGTTGTCCCAAAAGAAAGCCGTAGCCCCGATACATATTCGCCTCAAGCCTATAAACGCTTGTAATCATCGTTGTTTTTATTGCTGCTATCGCAATGAAGACCTTTTCCTGAGCGAACTGATGAAGGAAAAGGATATGATTCCTGAGCAAAAAATGGCCGAGATAGCCCAGGACATGATCGATTGTGGCGTTAAGGCCGTGACCTTCACCGGTGGGGGGGAACCGCTCATATACCCTCATTTCGTCCAAACAGCCCGTACATTACTCAACGGTGGCGTCAAAGTGGCCACGTTGACGAACGGCTCAGCCCTCTGCGGGAGCGTCGCCCAGGTTCTGGCTGAAGGGGCAAGTTGGGTTCGCGTCTCCATGGATTCCACCGACGGCGAATCCATTCAGCAATCCAGAGGGACGGGACCGGAAGAATTTGACCGGATCATTGCCAATATCGAGGCTTTCTCTCAAAAGAAACACCGTGACTGCGAGCTTGGGGTGAACTTTATCGTCACCAAACTCAATGCGCATAAAGTCTATGATTTCATCAAGCTCTTGCGCGAGGTGGGGGCGGACCATGTGAAGGTTTCGGAATGCGTGGTCGGCACCGATGACAAGCAAAACAACGCGTATCACAAGGAACACTTCGCAAAAACGTTGGCCGAAGTGAAGCGCGCCCAAAGCGAGTTGTCACAAGACGGCTTCCGCGTAATCAATAAATTTCATGAGCTGGAGATTGAATATCAAAAGCCTTATGGCTGGTGCCCGTTCATTTGCGGTTTTCTCAACGTCATCGCCGCCGATCTGCGCGTCTACACCTGCCAAGACAAAGCGTATTCCACCGAAGGCATCCTCGGATCGCTCAAAGACCAAAGTTTAAAGGAATTCTGGCATTCCGATGCGTTTCAAAAGGCGGCGCTCGGTATTTCACCTTTACGGGATTGCCATCACCACTGCGTGCAGCATGGTAAGAATATGGCACTGATCGATTATTTGAGCACGGATACCCGCCACCTGGAATTCGTATAAAAGGAGCCCACGTGTTACGCGAAGAGAACGAACAAACACCAGAACGCAAGGCCGCTTTTGATCAAGCAATGGCCGAGGCTCGTTATTACGTTGAAAATCCGGATGCACTCCGCAAGGAAGTGGATACGTGGGAGAAAGAACGGGACCAAACACACTTGTATGCCCCGCATCCCGATCAATATGCCTATCGTATGATGAACTACAGGGGGTTCGTCCGTTTTCCCGAACGCCTCTGGAACTTCCTTATCGTCAAAGAAAACCTTCGCGACGAACACTGCATTTCCCTCCCGGTCATGATGGACATTGAACCGGACAGTCGATGCAATTTTCGCTGTATCATGTGCGCACGAGCCAAAGAAGGCGTTAAGGCAAAAGGCAGTCCTCGCCTGAAGCTCGAAGATTTCAAAAAATTCATGGATGCAAACCCGCAGTTTGTGGAAGTCAAGGTTCAGGGTGTTGGCGAGCCGCTGTTAAATCCCGACATCTTCGACATGATCAGCTACGCCATTTCCCGTGATACCTGGGTACGGACCACGGTGAATGGTTCGTTGCTGCACAAAAACGAAAATTACAAGAGGCTCATCGATTCCGGCATCGGAGAAGTCCAAACCTCATTCGATGGGACGACCAA from Desulfovibrio inopinatus DSM 10711 includes:
- a CDS encoding radical SAM protein, with protein sequence MENIYSQAKIFHFKDRLDALSQKKAVAPIHIRLKPINACNHRCFYCCYRNEDLFLSELMKEKDMIPEQKMAEIAQDMIDCGVKAVTFTGGGEPLIYPHFVQTARTLLNGGVKVATLTNGSALCGSVAQVLAEGASWVRVSMDSTDGESIQQSRGTGPEEFDRIIANIEAFSQKKHRDCELGVNFIVTKLNAHKVYDFIKLLREVGADHVKVSECVVGTDDKQNNAYHKEHFAKTLAEVKRAQSELSQDGFRVINKFHELEIEYQKPYGWCPFICGFLNVIAADLRVYTCQDKAYSTEGILGSLKDQSLKEFWHSDAFQKAALGISPLRDCHHHCVQHGKNMALIDYLSTDTRHLEFV
- a CDS encoding radical SAM protein, whose protein sequence is MLREENEQTPERKAAFDQAMAEARYYVENPDALRKEVDTWEKERDQTHLYAPHPDQYAYRMMNYRGFVRFPERLWNFLIVKENLRDEHCISLPVMMDIEPDSRCNFRCIMCARAKEGVKAKGSPRLKLEDFKKFMDANPQFVEVKVQGVGEPLLNPDIFDMISYAISRDTWVRTTVNGSLLHKNENYKRLIDSGIGEVQTSFDGTTKETFERIRVGSDFDRIVANLKLMNDYAAKMDRDYTRMWVLLQNNNRSELLDFITLAAKMGFRRLTYSVVLTGWGEEDCFDNLKTKAFSDEEEGKILEKARKEGIDVSVWNCTDRFRVDSPETVCPVPFTRAFIASDLRIIPCGTIGYSQDVNYGQALDFKKHWNSKIYRAFRRAHLTGNIPAFCRECYDLDNVPTKDSEG